In Acidisarcina polymorpha, the DNA window CGTCTATCATGTTCACAATCGGGAGGAGTTCTTCCACGCCTACGATTGCAGTCGCGACTTGTGCATGCTTTTTCAAAAGGCCGTGAATTTCCAGGAGTATTTCCGCTGTTATGTGGTTGGACAGGAGAAGGTCCGCATCATGCCATACGATCCGCGGCGCCCGTATGCGGAACGCTACCTCCTCGACCCGCCGGCATACGACAAAAAGCTCTTGAAGCAGGTCGAGAAAGACTCGCTCACCCTGTGCAAGGCGCTCGGCTATGACCTGAACACGGTCGAGTTTGCAGTGGAAAATGGAATCCCATATGCGATTGACTTCATGAACCCCGCGCCTGATGCCGACCTGCATTCAGTCGGAGCGGCGAGCTTCGAGTGGATCGTGCAAGCGATGGCGGAACTGGCAGTGAAGAAGGCGAAAAAGGGACCATCGGTCGCCGATTTTCACTGGGGAGCCTATCTGGGTTCGGTCTCTACAAAAGCCGTCCAGAAGGCAGCCGTTCCCAAGAAGCAGAGCCCTTCGTCTGCGAAGGCTAAGAAGGCTGACAAGAAGGCCGCAGAAGCGGCTTCCCCGATGGCGTGAAGTTCCAGCCGGGAAAGATGGTGTTTCCCGGCTGGAGCGGATCATAGCAAGAGGTTAGGGATCCCCTGCCATAGCAGGCCAGGGATTCCCTGCACTGCCTATTAGGCAAATCCGCTTGCCTCAAACCTCGAGCCCGCATACAAATGAAGCAACGCCGCACAGGATACTATCCGGTCACGAGGTAGAGTCTCATCATGCAGCCTACGTTCAATATCGGCATTGAAGAGGAATATCAGACCGTCGATCCGATCACCCGTGATTTGCGCTCGCACATTGGGACCGAAATGCTGGCGCATGGCAAGTTGCTGCTGCATGAACAGGTCAAAGCCGAGATGCACCAGTCGGTCGTCGAGGTTGGCACCAATATCTGCCCGACGATCAAAGAAGCGCGCCAGGACCTCTTCAATCTCCGGCGGCAGATGATTCGACTGGCTCACGATAATGGGTTGCTCCTGGTCGCCGGAGCCACTCACCCCTTTGCCGACTGGCGCAAGCAGGAGATTTATCCGGACGAGCGCTATCGTCGCGTGGTGGAAGACTTGCAGACGGTGGCCCGCGCCAATCTCATCTTCGGCCTCCATGTGCATATCGGTATCGAGGACCGGGAAGCAGCGATCCGCATCATGAATACGCTGCGTTACTTCCTGCCTCACCTGCTGGCGCTTTCGACCAATTCCCCCTTCTGGCGCGGCGATAATACGGGACTCAAGAGTTATCGCGCAAAGGTCTTCGACAAGTTCCCACGCACCAATATCCCCGATGCTTTTTCGAGCTACAGCGACTTTGAGAACTTCGTCAACATCCTGATTAAAACGAACTGCCTGGACAATGCTAAAAAGATCTGGTGGGACATACGCCCCCATCCCTTCTTCAACACCATCGAGGTGCGGGTTTGCGATTTGCCGTTGCGGGCCGAAGAGACGCTCGCCATCGCCGCACTGATCCAGGCAACCGCGGCCAAGATTCACCAGCTTCATACCCGCAACCAGGACTTCCGGAACTACTCCCGCGCCTTGCTGATGGAAAACAAATGGCGGGCAGTTCGCTACGGGCTGGACGGCAAGCTGATCGACTTTGGTAAGGAGACTGAAGTACCGGAGCGCGACTTGATCCGCGAGTACCTCGAGTTTGTCGATGACGTGGTGGATGGACTCAACTGCCGCGAGGAGATCAACTACATCCGCCATATCCTTGAAATCGGCACGGGCGCGGACCGGCAGTTGAAGAAATTTGAGCAGACCGGCGATCTGGCCGCGGTCGTGGATTATATGGCGGAAGAAACCAAGGTCGGATTAGATTAGCCAGCTCTGCTTGCCTGTGCTGACCATTACAACGAAAAGATGACACCAACTCTACTTGAAATCAAGTCTGCCGGTGAACCCGTCCTGCGCGAATCCGCGCGCAAGTTGGACAGGGCCGAGATCCTCTCGGCTGAGGTTCAGGAAATCATCGGAAACATGCGCGAGACCATGTACAAGGCGCCTGGGGTCGGACTAGCCGCACCGCAGATCGGCCTCGGACTGCAGCTCGCCGTGATCGAAGACAAGACCGAATACATGAAGGACATTCGCCGTGAACTGCTCGCTGAACGCGAACGGAAACCAGTTCCCTTCCACGTGATAATCAATCCCGTACTGCATCTCGAAGAATCGAGCGATGAAGATTTCTTCGAGGGCTGCCTGAGCCTTCCCGGTTTCACCGCGCTGGTGGTACGGAAGAAACGGGTTCGCGTGGACTGTCTCGATCATAAGGGCGAGCCCCGAACCATTCATGCGTCCGGCTGGTACGCGCGCATCCTGCAGCACGAAATCGATCACTTGCACGGGACACTCTATATCGACCGGATGGAACCGCGCAGCCTTTGCACGCTAGACAACTACTCCAAGCATTGGAAGGATGCGCCGGTCGCCGAAGTCAGGAAGAGGCTGCGGAAGGGTTGATAGGATCCTGCTCTAGTTTTTTGAGGCATTCGTCCAGTTCCGGCAAGAGAGGATTCACTCCGCCTCGCTCCAGAATCGCCGCGTAAATGGCCCGGAAGTACCATAAGTGGCCACTTCGGCCGCCGCCGTAGTCTTGCCACACCTGCGGCCCTTCCGCTTTCAGGCGGCGATGGATTTCCCGGGCATTGGCTAGCTTATCGGCGGCATAGACCAAACCCGATTCAGGTAAGGCATCCTGGCGGAAGCGCTCGATCTGCTGCTCTTTGCGAACCAGAAATCCGGGTTTGTCTTCGTCATCGAAGGAGTCGGTACAATCGGCGACAATTTTACCGACGCGAGGCCCGAAGCTCTGCTCGATGCGCTTCAGAGTCGCCCGGCCGCCGCTCTTCTCCGGGCCATCGTGCAAGAGCGCGGCAATCGCCTGATCCCCGTCGCCACCTGCACGTAGCACGTACGCGCAAACCTCCAATAAATGCGCCAGAAAAGGCGCCCCCGCCTTCTTGGTTTGTCCTCCGTGAAGCTCTGTGGCGAGACGAACCCCATCAAGAAATCGCGTCGTCTGCGAGGAGCTCGGCGAAACTTCGATCGATTCCATCAGTCCCTCATAAGAGCTAAGAGGCGACCGCGCGCTACTCCGTTGCGCAGCAGTTCATAGCCTCTTGTGATCGTGGCGAGCCGATCGTCTTTCAGAAGCTCAGGCACTCACAAACCTTTGCCGCTGGCTTCCCAGACCCGCTATCTCCAGATCGACTACGTCGCCAGATTTCAGATACTGCGGAGGCTTCATTCCCAGGCCGACCCCAGGCGGCGTTCCCGTGGAGATCAGGTCGCCCGATTCGAGCGTCATGAACTGGGAAAGGTAGTGGATCAAAAAGGCGGGATTAAAGATCATCGTCGAGGTATTGCCATGCTGTCGCAGTTGCCCATTCACTGAGAGGCTCATCGAGAGTTTCGCTGGATCGGAAATCTCGTCTGGAGTCGCTAGCCAGGGCCCCAGAGGATTGAAAGTGTCGCAGCTCTTACCCTTCGTCCACTGCCCACCGCGTTCCAGCTGAAAGGCACGTTCAGAGACATCGTGGGAGATGCAGTATCCGCCGATGTGAGAAGCCGCGGCCTCAACCGAATCGACATACCGCGCCTCTCGCCCGATCAGGACGCCGAGTTCTACTTCCCAATCGGTCTTGACGCTGGTCCGGGGAATGAGGACTTCATCATAGGGTCCCACAACTGTGTTCGAGGCTTTGAGGAAGACGATCGGCTCTTCTGGAACCGGCATGTTCGACTCGGCGGCGTGGTCGGAGTAGTTCAGGCCGATGCAGATCACCTTACCCGGCCGTGCAACCGGAGCCGCCCAACGCGTCGATTCTGGTACTTGAGGGAGAGAGTCGGATCGGCTACGCATCAACTCTTCGATCTTCGGCGTACCGCCGTCCGCCCAAAACTCCTGGTTCCAATCCTTGAAAAATCCCGACAAGTCGAGCCGCTTCTTTTCGCCCAATAAAATGCCGGGCTTTTCTTGCCCCTTCTCTCCAAAACGAATGAGTCTCATCGTCCCCCGTCGGCTAGCTTTTTTTCACTACCGGAATGTGCGCAAATCTCAACTGAAGGCCAGTATAACCGTCACAAATCATCAATCGCCGTAGGCGCAGGCTCGATAGAGTTCGCGGATCCCGAAAACGGCGCCGCCTCTTCAGGAGAGTAAAATCGACTTATCCTCAGGAGCAGAGATGTCCCGCTCGCCGGCGCCAGCCACGAATTCAATCTGTCTCGCCCTCTCCGCAATCTTATTTGCCGCTCTTGTTGGCATCACCGTCTCCGCTCAATCGGCGGAGATCCAGTACATCTCGCCCTCACGGCCCATCGCAGCCGGCAAAGCCCCAGGCATGCAGGTAAAGCAGATCAAGGACACACCTGAGGAGAAGGTGTATGCGGTCGTCTTCCGGAAAGGAGACGAGGCATTAAGCGGGTTGAACGACTTCGCCAACCGGTACAAAGTGGAAGACGCGCATTTCACGGCGATCGGTGCGGTGAGTAGCGCTACCCTCGGCTGGCTCGATCTTTCCAAGAAGATGTATCGCCAGATCCCCGTCACCGAACAAGTGGAGGTGGTTTCCATGATCGGAGACATCGCGACTTTCAACGGCAAGCCCATCGTCCATACGCACGTCGTGCTCTGCAAATCGGATGGAAGTACCGTGGGAGGCCATGTGTGGGAATTGAACGTAAATCCCACCTTAGAAGTCTTTGTTACCGTAAACACAACTCCCTTGAAGAAGCGGCCCGACGATCCCTCGGGAATGAAGCTGATCGATCCCACTCAATAGGCGGATCACCCGCAGCAGAAATATGGCTTGGCGGCCAATCTTTCCGGATTATGTAGTCTTTTAGTCAGGTTGCACAAGGTTGCAGTCCGGAGACAAATTCACAATCCTTTTGCATTTCCTTTGCCCCAATCAGTTACGCTAAGGCTGTCTAGCCGGCTGTAGGATTCCGACTGCTCGGCAGACAGAGGAAGACGGCTTGAGCCAAATCGTGTTTGTTTTAGAAGATGACGGCGACATTTCGCGCCTCGTGCAGCACCATCTGGAAGCTGCTGGATTCACGGTACGCGTTTACGGAACTCCCACAAACATCGTCGCGGACGCCGAGCGTCAGAATCCTGCTCTTTTTCTCCTCGACATCATGGTTCCTGGCGGCGACGGCCTGGATGTCTGCCGCCGTTTGCGGAACCATCCCGCTTTGAGCACTATTCCGATCATCTTTTTGACTGCCCGCGCGGGTGAAAATGACAGGGTTCTAGGCCTTGAGCTTGGCGCCGACGATTACATCACCAAGCCTTTTGCGACTCGTGAGCTGGTTGCCCGGGTGAAGGCGGTGCTGCGGCGCTTTGAGCGTCCAACCACTCCCTCGATCATCAGCTTTGAGGAGATCGTCATCGATGCGAGCGCGATGCAGCTCAGGGTCCGCGGCGAACTAACAACCACCACCGCGACCGAGTTCCGGCTGCTCGACTATCTCGCCCGCCATCCCGGGCGGGTCTTCAGTCGAGACCACTTGCTGGATGCGGTCTGGGGAGACGCCCGCTTCGTCACTCCTC includes these proteins:
- a CDS encoding fumarylacetoacetate hydrolase family protein, which produces MRLIRFGEKGQEKPGILLGEKKRLDLSGFFKDWNQEFWADGGTPKIEELMRSRSDSLPQVPESTRWAAPVARPGKVICIGLNYSDHAAESNMPVPEEPIVFLKASNTVVGPYDEVLIPRTSVKTDWEVELGVLIGREARYVDSVEAAASHIGGYCISHDVSERAFQLERGGQWTKGKSCDTFNPLGPWLATPDEISDPAKLSMSLSVNGQLRQHGNTSTMIFNPAFLIHYLSQFMTLESGDLISTGTPPGVGLGMKPPQYLKSGDVVDLEIAGLGSQRQRFVSA
- a CDS encoding PPC domain-containing DNA-binding protein → MSRSPAPATNSICLALSAILFAALVGITVSAQSAEIQYISPSRPIAAGKAPGMQVKQIKDTPEEKVYAVVFRKGDEALSGLNDFANRYKVEDAHFTAIGAVSSATLGWLDLSKKMYRQIPVTEQVEVVSMIGDIATFNGKPIVHTHVVLCKSDGSTVGGHVWELNVNPTLEVFVTVNTTPLKKRPDDPSGMKLIDPTQ
- a CDS encoding winged helix-turn-helix domain-containing protein; translated protein: MSQIVFVLEDDGDISRLVQHHLEAAGFTVRVYGTPTNIVADAERQNPALFLLDIMVPGGDGLDVCRRLRNHPALSTIPIIFLTARAGENDRVLGLELGADDYITKPFATRELVARVKAVLRRFERPTTPSIISFEEIVIDASAMQLRVRGELTTTTATEFRLLDYLARHPGRVFSRDHLLDAVWGDARFVTPRSVDVYVRRIREKIEGDAENPRYLKTVRGAGYRFEVPKPA
- a CDS encoding HD domain-containing protein produces the protein MESIEVSPSSSQTTRFLDGVRLATELHGGQTKKAGAPFLAHLLEVCAYVLRAGGDGDQAIAALLHDGPEKSGGRATLKRIEQSFGPRVGKIVADCTDSFDDEDKPGFLVRKEQQIERFRQDALPESGLVYAADKLANAREIHRRLKAEGPQVWQDYGGGRSGHLWYFRAIYAAILERGGVNPLLPELDECLKKLEQDPINPSAASS
- a CDS encoding carboxylate-amine ligase, which gives rise to MQPTFNIGIEEEYQTVDPITRDLRSHIGTEMLAHGKLLLHEQVKAEMHQSVVEVGTNICPTIKEARQDLFNLRRQMIRLAHDNGLLLVAGATHPFADWRKQEIYPDERYRRVVEDLQTVARANLIFGLHVHIGIEDREAAIRIMNTLRYFLPHLLALSTNSPFWRGDNTGLKSYRAKVFDKFPRTNIPDAFSSYSDFENFVNILIKTNCLDNAKKIWWDIRPHPFFNTIEVRVCDLPLRAEETLAIAALIQATAAKIHQLHTRNQDFRNYSRALLMENKWRAVRYGLDGKLIDFGKETEVPERDLIREYLEFVDDVVDGLNCREEINYIRHILEIGTGADRQLKKFEQTGDLAAVVDYMAEETKVGLD
- the def gene encoding peptide deformylase; this encodes MTPTLLEIKSAGEPVLRESARKLDRAEILSAEVQEIIGNMRETMYKAPGVGLAAPQIGLGLQLAVIEDKTEYMKDIRRELLAERERKPVPFHVIINPVLHLEESSDEDFFEGCLSLPGFTALVVRKKRVRVDCLDHKGEPRTIHASGWYARILQHEIDHLHGTLYIDRMEPRSLCTLDNYSKHWKDAPVAEVRKRLRKG
- a CDS encoding ATP-grasp domain-containing protein; protein product: MKKIGVLFGMENTFPGALVERINSMNIDGITAEFVHTGAVQLSKPPAYAVIVDRISHDIPFYRAFLKHAVLNGAIVINNPFWWSADDKFFNYSLADKLGVAVPPTVILPHKHFPPGTNERSMRNLEFPLNWESVFEYVGFPSFLKPVNGGGWRDVYHVHNREEFFHAYDCSRDLCMLFQKAVNFQEYFRCYVVGQEKVRIMPYDPRRPYAERYLLDPPAYDKKLLKQVEKDSLTLCKALGYDLNTVEFAVENGIPYAIDFMNPAPDADLHSVGAASFEWIVQAMAELAVKKAKKGPSVADFHWGAYLGSVSTKAVQKAAVPKKQSPSSAKAKKADKKAAEAASPMA